The stretch of DNA CCGATAACTATTACTTTACCGACCCTGCTTATATTTCTGCGCCACGCCCGTCCACTCACCGTGTGGCCAATACCAGCTGGTATCCGGCAAATAGCTCGCTTGCAAATTCGGCAGGCGTTTACTCTAAGGGTTTAAACTTTGACCAATTCATGGCGGTCGCTAATGCGGCAAAAGCCATTCCTAACGTCGTTCTTTGTTATCCATGTACCGATAAAGCAAAAGCTTTAGAGATGGCCAAAGCTTGGGTGAAGTACGCTAAAGACAAAGGCTATAAAGTAGGCCAATGGGAAATCGGTAACGAAACCTATATTTTTAATTCCAATTACACCGACGTTTATCAAATGAGCGTCAGCGAATACGCTAAAGACGTCATCGAATGGTCGCAAGCTTTAAAAGCCATTGATCCAAGTATTAAACTAGGTGCTAATGGCGAAACGACGGAATGGTTCTATTCACTTTTGACTTATAAACATCCGACTTTAAATATTTATGCGGCCCAAGCTCTTGATTTCTTGGTGGTGCATTCTTATCAACAATACGGTTCTAACTTTGCAAACTATCAAGCTAATAAAAATTCTTGGGGCACACTTGATTATGGCGCCAGCATTAAAAGTGTTGAAAACGCCCTGAGCCGCGCACAATCGGTGGTGAACACTTCACATCTTCGTCTTTCGATGACCGAAACAAGCAGCATGAATTTCTCTTCCAACGATCCTAATAATTTAGGCTCGGCACTGATGACGGTGGAGATTCTTTTAGAAGCTTTAAAATACTCTCGCCTTGATTATGTGGAACTTTGGGCCAGCCGTTGGATTAATAATTTCTCTGCTAAAACCCCGCAAGCTTCAGATACTTTTTCTTCAACTAATAAATTAAACGCTTCCGGCACGGCCCTAGCGTTAGTTTCAAAATTCGTCGGGAACCGCGCGGTCTATAACTCTGGTTCTACAACGACTTTAAGAGTTTTCAGCCAATTAGATTCGGCGACGAACATGGTAAATGTGATCCTGGTAAACAGAGCAAGCTCTGCCCAAACTGTGGCCCTAAATATCCAAGGTAAAACATCGGCCTTTTCAGGAACACTTTATAAACTCACTGGTAAATCGACGGACACCGCACCCGCACTCAGTTCTTCATCGAATGTGTCTTCATCATCGGCCACACTTTCAATCAGCGTTCCGGCGACTTCAGTTTACGTGATTCAAACAAGTGCACCGGCCGCCTCTCAACCAGCGCCTAATTTAGTTTTAAATCCAAGCTTTGAATCTTCGCTGACTTCTTGGGGTGAAGATTGGGGCAATTCAAGTGTCGTTGCTAATGCCTCTGCCGGCTCTTATGGTTTAAGAATCGGAACGGCGGCGGGTGGTCGCGCGCAAGTATTGAGCGGCCTGGTTGCTGGCAAAACATATAAGCTTTCGGTGTACGGAAAATTAAGTGCCGCTTCCAGTGAATACGCCTGGGCCGGAGTGAAGTTTAGAGATGCTTCTGGCAAAGATATCGCCGGGGCTTCCTACACTGTTCTTGTCACCGGAACGACTTATCAAAAATACGAAGTCATCTTTACCGCGCCTAGTTCATTTAGCTCTGCTGTTGTGTGGGGTTATAAGAATGCGGGTTCAGCTTACTTGCACTTAGATGATTTCTCTTTAACCGCGCAATAGTTTTTGGGACTTTTACAAATGCGAGGATGTCGGAGCTTTTTTTGAGTTTCGACATCTTTTTTGCGTTCAACTCACCCCTTCATTCACCCCCTTTTGCTAATCAATTAAGCAAAATTCTAAGCCGAAAATATTTCGGGTAAATTTAAGAATCTTAAATTTTGGTGACATTTTTGCCCCGATTTTTCCGACCCGATGTGGATAAGTCTGTGGAATACACACATAAATGGTGGATATCTGGACCATTTGGCGCAAATTGTCCCTTGCTTAAGTCAGGATCTCGTTAAGGCTAAGTAATGCAAGCAAGACCAAAGTACTGCGTCATGGAAAATTTAATCATTGAATGTGAGGACTTCAAAAGGAAGGATAAACGATTTTCATTTTGCCGCTGAAAAGTGTGGTAAGGTGAAAAGAATGTTTTTTGTTCTACATGGGGGCGTACTGGCTTCGACGTGGGTGCTGAAACATAAGGAGCATACAGGGGCGCATGAGGACCTCTTTAAAAACGTGCATTTTGTAATTGGCAACGATTACGCACTTGCAGCTTAATTAGCCGCACGATCAACTTTGAGGTGGTTGCGCTCTTAGATTGATTGTCATTTAGTGACCTCGGTGAGCTGGGTTTTCTCCAGCAGGCTCGCTTAAATCCACTGGGGGAATGTTTGATGGGAACTTTGTCGATAGAGGTCCCATCATCATATTAAAATATCGACTAAGTATGTAGCGCCTTATCGCGGATCACTTGCGGACGGGGGTTCAATTCCCCCCGCCTCCACCATTTGTCGGTAAAGATAAAATCGAACTGAGTGAGTTTTAACCAAGATTCACTCGGTTTACTTTTCTCTCATTTTCAGAGGAGAAATCAGTAAGTTGTGGGCAATCTATTTACTTTCTGATACTCGGTTTTCACTCAAATAAATAATCCAAAGCTGGACACAGTTCTGGCTCATGTCTGGACATACTAAGTGCTTACTAAGCATGTAGCGTTTTGAGTGGAGGTTTTTGAATGGGGCGAACAGATCGAGTCGTAATGAGCGTAGAGGCTCGCGTAATGAAGCGATTGCGAGAGCGCAATGGCCTTTCAATGAGGAAAGCAGGACAGCTTCTAGGATACTCAGATAGCTATA from Bdellovibrio bacteriovorus encodes:
- a CDS encoding carbohydrate binding domain-containing protein, whose product is MVKFLAASLFLANIAYAQINVSVNSNTTITEINANPVGMVLNQMNDGTLSQSSLTTAVQSTGSKRLRFPEGETADNYYFTDPAYISAPRPSTHRVANTSWYPANSSLANSAGVYSKGLNFDQFMAVANAAKAIPNVVLCYPCTDKAKALEMAKAWVKYAKDKGYKVGQWEIGNETYIFNSNYTDVYQMSVSEYAKDVIEWSQALKAIDPSIKLGANGETTEWFYSLLTYKHPTLNIYAAQALDFLVVHSYQQYGSNFANYQANKNSWGTLDYGASIKSVENALSRAQSVVNTSHLRLSMTETSSMNFSSNDPNNLGSALMTVEILLEALKYSRLDYVELWASRWINNFSAKTPQASDTFSSTNKLNASGTALALVSKFVGNRAVYNSGSTTTLRVFSQLDSATNMVNVILVNRASSAQTVALNIQGKTSAFSGTLYKLTGKSTDTAPALSSSSNVSSSSATLSISVPATSVYVIQTSAPAASQPAPNLVLNPSFESSLTSWGEDWGNSSVVANASAGSYGLRIGTAAGGRAQVLSGLVAGKTYKLSVYGKLSAASSEYAWAGVKFRDASGKDIAGASYTVLVTGTTYQKYEVIFTAPSSFSSAVVWGYKNAGSAYLHLDDFSLTAQ